Proteins from a genomic interval of Yarrowia lipolytica chromosome 1E, complete sequence:
- a CDS encoding uncharacterized protein (Compare to YALI0E06897g, similar to uniprot|P53320 Saccharomyces cerevisiae YGR257c, similar to Saccharomyces cerevisiae MTM1 (YGR257C); ancestral locus Anc_5.53) yields MPPLVHKIHQHRPDEAFVPPTSPLTPPVPSVTVGQKILSACTGSIITSLIVTPFDVVRVRLQQQSALSAAESAAQAPNMLPPHSKIEAPSPKTNLSALKAHKLHPINVATLPKGLGVTACCKEVFWFPTSVDYCVASEVDRCAVEHAKQMRFSGTWQGMRTIYKYEGIQALWRGLSLTLMMAAPSTVLYFIGYEYLRDWSPIRSEVINPLVCGALARTLSATVISPMELFRTRLQSYPFESSSQLAFQKTLTGMKTMIAQDGYRSLWRGLVLTLWRDVPFSGVYWSAYETFKAKLLRTQYFHGSVDAFTPSFIAGSAAGALASIITQPFDVGKTRRQIASCESAGQMSMIPLLTKMVREEGLGSLYVGSVPRILKVAPSCAIMISSYEVGKQLFDKMNGNNVLT; encoded by the coding sequence TGGTACACAAAATCCACCAGCATCGTCCAGACGAGGCTTTTGTTCCTCCAACCAGCCCGTTGACACCTCCCGTGCCCTCGGTGACGGTAGGCCAAAAAATCCTCTCTGCATGCACCGGATCAATCATCACGTCTCTAATAGTCACACCATTCGATGTGGTGCGTGTGCGACTCCAACAGCAAAGCGCACTGTCTGCTGCGGAGAGTGCCGCCCAGGCTCCCAACATGCTACCTCCGCACTCGAAAATTGAGGCCCCATCGCCTAAAACAAACCTGTCTGCGCTCAAGGCTCATAAGCTACACCCTATCAATGTCGCCACCCTACCAAAGGGCCTGGGTGTCACAGCATGCTGCAAGGAGGTGTTTTGGTTCCCCACATCGGTGGACTACTGCGTAGCGTCCGAAGTGGACCGGTGTGCTGTAGAGCATGCCAAACAGATGCGATTCTCGGGAACCTGGCAGGGAATGCGAACCATTTACAAATACGAGGGAATCCAGGCACTCTGGAGAGGTTTGTCGCTCACTCTGATGATGGCAGCACCTTCAACGGTGCTCTATTTCATTGGATACGAGTATCTGAGAGACTGGTCGCCTATCAGGTCGGAGGTTATTAATCCTCTGGTCTGTGGAGCTCTTGCCCGAACTCTTTCTGCTACAGTCATCTCACCCATGGAACTCTTCAGAACACGTTTACAATCATACCCCTTTGAATCGTCGTCGCAATTGGCGTTTCAAAAAACACTCACAGGTATGAAAACCATGATTGCCCAGGACGGATACCGGTCTCTGTGGAGAGGTCTGGTACTCACCCTGTGGAGAGACGTGCCCTTCTCAGGAGTCTACTGGTCGGCCTACGAGACCTTCAAGGCAAAACTCCTCCGAACACAATACTTCCACGGAAGTGTAGATGCTTTTACCCCTTCTTTCATTGCTGGGTCGGCAGCTGGAGCTCTGGCGTCCATCATCACTCAACCATTTGATGTGGGAAAGACCAGACGACAAATTGCATCTTGTGAATCAGCTGGCCAAATGTCCATGATCCCACTGCTCACTAAAATGGTTCGGGAAGAGGGACTCGGATCTCTGTATGTCGGAAGTGTGCCTCGAATCTTAAAGGTAGCTCCCTCGTGTGCAATCATGATTTCGTCTTACGAAGTCGGCAAACAACTGTTTGATAAAATGAACGGAAACAACGTTCTGACATAA